A stretch of the Longimicrobium terrae genome encodes the following:
- a CDS encoding ABC transporter transmembrane domain-containing protein, with amino-acid sequence MSDQDSKADEKLKKAKKKVSAEAWREARALMWHHRRYLGIGLVLMLISRLAGLVPAYGSKYLVDEVLGKGRSGLLMPLAGAVLVSTLLQGITSFALSQVISVTAQHAITDMRRRVQRHVTRLPIRYFDSTQVGVLVSRVMNDAEGIRNLVGTGIVQLVGGVFTAVLALVGLLYLNWLLTVCIILVLIAFGGAMATTFTRLRPIFRERGEITARVNGRLTETLGGIRVVKAYGTEKREQRVFTRGAHELFRNISRSITGVSAVGSFATVVIGLVSVAVILVGGPAILRGDMTLGGLFAYLILTGMLAAPVVQIASISTQVSEAFAGLDRIREVLAMRTEDDEDRERAALGAVRGDLRLEDVWYEYNEGQPVLRNINLHAPPGSTIALVGSSGSGKSTLVSLVMAFNRPTRGTVRIDGRDLNEVRLADYRAQLGVVLQENFLFDGTVADNIRFARPDATRAEIEEVSALANADEFISAFPEGYDTVVGERGIKLSGGQRQRIAIARALLADPRILILDEATSSLDSESEYKIQEGLRRLRYGRTSFVIAHRLSTIRSADQILVLENGEVVERGTHAELMAQGGRYRELHDRQYAYEQDRFINPGEDFTPDPDFAAAPAGAGAAD; translated from the coding sequence GTGAGCGATCAGGATTCCAAGGCGGACGAGAAGCTGAAGAAGGCCAAGAAGAAGGTGAGCGCCGAGGCGTGGCGCGAGGCGCGGGCGCTGATGTGGCACCACCGCCGGTATCTGGGCATCGGGCTGGTGCTCATGCTCATCAGCCGCCTGGCGGGGCTGGTTCCGGCGTACGGCTCCAAGTACCTGGTGGACGAGGTGCTGGGCAAGGGCCGCTCCGGGCTGCTGATGCCGCTGGCCGGCGCGGTCCTCGTATCGACCCTGCTTCAGGGAATCACCTCCTTTGCGCTGTCGCAGGTGATCAGCGTGACGGCGCAGCACGCCATTACCGACATGCGGCGGCGGGTGCAGCGCCACGTGACGCGGCTTCCCATCCGCTACTTCGACAGCACGCAGGTGGGCGTCCTGGTGAGCCGGGTGATGAACGACGCGGAAGGGATCCGCAACCTGGTGGGGACGGGGATCGTGCAGCTGGTGGGCGGCGTGTTCACCGCCGTGCTGGCGCTGGTGGGGCTGCTGTACCTCAACTGGCTGCTCACGGTGTGCATCATCCTCGTGCTGATTGCGTTCGGCGGGGCGATGGCCACCACGTTCACCCGGCTGCGCCCCATCTTTCGCGAACGCGGCGAAATCACCGCGCGCGTCAACGGCCGGCTGACGGAAACGCTGGGCGGAATCCGCGTGGTCAAGGCGTACGGCACGGAAAAGCGGGAGCAGCGCGTGTTCACCCGCGGCGCCCACGAGCTGTTCCGCAACATCTCGCGGTCGATTACCGGCGTGTCGGCGGTGGGATCGTTCGCCACGGTCGTCATCGGCCTGGTGAGCGTGGCGGTGATCCTGGTGGGCGGACCGGCCATTCTGCGCGGCGACATGACGCTGGGCGGCCTGTTCGCGTACCTGATCCTGACGGGGATGCTGGCCGCACCGGTGGTGCAGATCGCCAGCATCAGCACGCAGGTGAGCGAGGCGTTCGCCGGGCTGGACCGCATTCGCGAAGTGCTGGCCATGCGCACGGAGGACGACGAGGACCGCGAGCGCGCCGCGCTGGGCGCGGTACGGGGCGATCTGCGGCTGGAAGACGTGTGGTACGAGTACAACGAGGGGCAGCCGGTGCTGCGCAACATCAACCTGCACGCGCCTCCGGGCAGCACCATCGCCCTCGTGGGCAGCAGCGGATCGGGCAAGAGCACGCTGGTGAGCCTGGTGATGGCCTTCAACCGGCCCACCAGGGGAACCGTACGCATCGACGGGCGCGACCTGAACGAGGTGCGGCTGGCGGACTACCGCGCCCAGCTGGGCGTGGTGCTGCAGGAGAACTTTCTGTTCGACGGCACGGTGGCCGACAACATCCGCTTCGCCCGGCCGGACGCGACGCGCGCGGAGATCGAGGAAGTATCGGCGCTGGCGAACGCGGACGAGTTCATCAGCGCTTTTCCGGAGGGATATGACACCGTCGTGGGCGAGCGCGGCATCAAGCTGAGCGGCGGGCAGCGGCAGCGCATCGCCATTGCCCGGGCGCTGCTGGCGGACCCGCGCATCCTGATTCTGGACGAGGCCACGTCGTCGCTGGACAGCGAAAGCGAGTACAAGATCCAGGAAGGGCTGCGGCGCCTGCGGTACGGGCGCACCAGCTTCGTGATCGCGCACCGGCTGTCCACCATCCGCAGCGCGGACCAGATCCTGGTGCTGGAGAACGGCGAGGTGGTGGAGCGGGGGACGCACGCGGAACTGATGGCGCAGGGCGGCCGCTACCGCGAACTGCACGACCGGCAGTACGCGTACGAGCAGGACCGCTTCATCAACCCGGGCGAGGACTTTACGCCCGATCCGGACTTCGCCGCCGCCCCCGCGGGCGCCGGCGCAGCGGACTGA
- a CDS encoding polysaccharide deacetylase family protein, whose amino-acid sequence MYRNHARSTLARGMATALIPLLAACAGGHRAPAAPAPMNALRAAPDEAGIPVLTWHGFADTLGTRGGNLTATYAAFEEMLGFLRASGFRSVFPEEVRPGDDRRRLVVLTFDDGPRDHLRAAAILERYGFRGIFFVIPSRIAEGGPRHLSADEVRRLVAGGHRVSAHGYDHRSLGSSVREVAATMARSRGIIEARTDAAGAGADFAFPFGHYTPEVAEAVSGRFRYLHTVDPGYWDGRSALVPRMLLMNDIDPAFFREYVLGGAANLPAWEPLFASGGTGDTLAFLSHGTPLPANAELLAISPDAQGRSYASHPLGDNARMRGDTVVVDMGGHLRRWFPPERVAVSFALVTREGGRIRYLTPGLLHWVRDPSRPAP is encoded by the coding sequence ATGTACCGGAACCACGCCCGCTCCACGCTCGCGCGGGGAATGGCCACCGCGCTCATCCCCCTCCTCGCCGCCTGCGCGGGCGGCCACCGCGCCCCCGCCGCGCCCGCGCCCATGAACGCCCTGCGCGCGGCGCCGGACGAGGCGGGAATCCCCGTGCTGACCTGGCACGGGTTCGCGGACACGCTCGGCACGCGCGGGGGAAACCTGACCGCGACGTACGCCGCGTTCGAGGAAATGCTGGGGTTCCTGCGCGCCAGCGGCTTCCGCTCCGTCTTTCCGGAGGAGGTTCGGCCGGGGGACGACCGCCGCCGCCTCGTCGTGCTCACGTTCGACGACGGGCCGCGCGACCACCTTCGCGCGGCGGCCATCCTGGAGCGCTACGGGTTTCGCGGCATCTTCTTCGTCATCCCCAGCCGCATCGCGGAGGGCGGGCCGCGGCACCTGTCGGCGGACGAGGTGCGGCGGCTGGTGGCGGGCGGGCACCGGGTCTCCGCGCACGGCTACGATCACCGCAGCCTGGGCAGTTCCGTCCGCGAGGTGGCGGCAACGATGGCGCGCTCGCGCGGGATCATCGAGGCGCGCACGGACGCCGCCGGCGCGGGTGCGGACTTCGCCTTTCCCTTCGGCCACTACACGCCGGAGGTGGCCGAGGCGGTGAGCGGGCGCTTCCGCTACCTGCACACGGTGGATCCGGGATACTGGGACGGCCGCTCGGCACTGGTGCCGCGCATGCTGCTGATGAACGACATCGACCCGGCGTTCTTTCGCGAGTACGTGCTGGGCGGCGCGGCGAACCTGCCCGCGTGGGAGCCGCTCTTTGCCAGCGGCGGCACGGGCGACACGCTCGCCTTTCTCTCGCACGGAACGCCGCTGCCCGCGAATGCCGAACTGCTGGCCATCTCGCCGGACGCGCAGGGCCGCAGCTACGCCAGCCATCCGCTTGGCGACAACGCGCGGATGAGGGGCGACACGGTCGTCGTGGACATGGGCGGGCACCTGCGGCGCTGGTTTCCACCGGAGCGCGTGGCCGTGAGCTTCGCGCTGGTCACGCGGGAGGGCGGCCGCATCCGCTACCTTACGCCCGGCCTGCTGCACTGGGTGCGAGATCCCTCGCGCCCCGCGCCCTGA
- a CDS encoding CPBP family intramembrane glutamic endopeptidase yields MQASNLTPGPGGATRVLRMGAAVTAAAWGLFLLLCWQLTLLQSLRMDPRAALAWIIAVTVALLLVYTWAPRRRRARARLRVRWPRRAWPWLLVMAPAFASLPQALWVALQAFGMAHDPPPQPELDAFIARPFGEPAFWLLAIGAAPLVEEFGFRGWIQRPLERGFGPMPAIATSAFLFALAHGEPELIPIRLAAGLVLGHAVWASRSIWSGVLLHLAWNLGALALDMVARDVDASNKGWEWGVPAAVVAALCLLLCAWTVKRMQDAAAPRPARARLTPAAEGPSAR; encoded by the coding sequence ATGCAAGCATCCAACCTGACTCCCGGACCCGGCGGGGCAACCCGCGTACTGCGCATGGGCGCGGCGGTGACGGCCGCCGCGTGGGGGCTGTTTCTGCTCCTCTGCTGGCAGCTTACCCTGCTCCAGTCGCTGCGGATGGACCCGCGGGCGGCGCTGGCGTGGATCATCGCCGTCACCGTCGCGCTTCTGCTGGTGTACACGTGGGCGCCCCGCCGCCGCCGCGCGCGCGCCCGCCTCCGTGTGCGCTGGCCGCGCCGCGCGTGGCCGTGGCTGCTGGTGATGGCGCCCGCGTTCGCCTCCCTGCCGCAGGCGCTGTGGGTGGCGCTGCAGGCATTCGGCATGGCGCACGATCCGCCGCCGCAGCCGGAGCTGGACGCGTTCATCGCCAGGCCGTTCGGCGAGCCGGCGTTCTGGCTCCTCGCGATCGGCGCGGCGCCGCTGGTGGAGGAGTTCGGCTTTCGCGGATGGATTCAGCGCCCGCTGGAGCGCGGCTTTGGCCCCATGCCCGCCATCGCCACCTCCGCCTTTCTCTTCGCCCTGGCGCACGGCGAGCCGGAGCTGATCCCCATCCGCCTGGCCGCCGGGCTGGTGCTGGGCCACGCGGTGTGGGCCAGCCGGTCCATCTGGAGCGGCGTTCTGCTTCACCTGGCGTGGAACCTGGGCGCGCTGGCGCTGGACATGGTGGCGCGCGACGTGGACGCGTCCAACAAGGGATGGGAGTGGGGCGTGCCCGCGGCCGTGGTGGCCGCGCTGTGCCTGCTGCTGTGCGCCTGGACGGTCAAGCGGATGCAGGACGCCGCCGCCCCGCGCCCCGCCCGCGCCCGCCTGACCCCCGCCGCCGAGGGGCCGTCCGCCCGCTGA
- a CDS encoding RrF2 family transcriptional regulator, whose product MKRNERLSVALHVLLHMSERQDRPMTSEEMAACIGTNAVVIRRTFAGLREAGIVTSVKGHGGGWRLARPPAEVSLAEIQRALGERVVAVGSSDEPPPRCLLLQSVVRSLDDAVREAERVLERRLATLTLADLAADVGVHHGGQAPPGEIRT is encoded by the coding sequence ATGAAGCGAAACGAACGCCTGTCTGTCGCGCTGCACGTGCTGCTGCACATGAGCGAGCGCCAGGACCGGCCGATGACGTCAGAAGAGATGGCGGCGTGCATCGGTACCAACGCCGTCGTCATCCGCCGCACCTTTGCGGGGCTGCGGGAAGCCGGAATCGTGACCTCGGTCAAGGGCCACGGCGGCGGCTGGCGGCTGGCGCGGCCGCCGGCCGAGGTCAGCCTGGCGGAGATCCAGCGCGCCCTGGGGGAGCGGGTGGTTGCCGTCGGCTCGTCCGATGAACCGCCGCCGCGGTGCCTCCTCCTGCAGTCGGTCGTCCGGTCGCTGGACGACGCGGTGCGCGAGGCGGAACGGGTCCTCGAGCGGCGCCTGGCCACCCTGACCCTCGCCGACCTGGCGGCGGACGTGGGAGTGCATCACGGCGGACAGGCCCCACCGGGAGAGATACGAACATGA
- a CDS encoding NAD(P)/FAD-dependent oxidoreductase, translating to MTYDAIVAGGSFAGLSAALQLARARRRVLVIDSGLPRNRFAAHAHGFLGQDGRPPREIIAEASRQLALYPTVSRLDGEAVDARDEGGAFVVSLAGGREERAARLVLATGVRDELPPIAGMRERWGATVLHCPYCHGYEVADQPLGVIANHPMSAHQAALIPDWGPTTYFTQGVFEPDEEQAARLAARGVVIERTPVVELLGTAPALDAVRLSDGRIVSLGAVFTAPRTHMASPLARALGCAMDDGPQGQHVRVDDSKQTTVPGVYAAGDAASPMHNATMASAAGVMAGVGAHQSLVAHRIRPAEADAA from the coding sequence ATGACGTATGACGCCATCGTGGCCGGCGGCAGCTTTGCCGGCCTGTCCGCCGCCCTGCAGCTGGCCCGCGCGCGCCGCCGCGTGCTGGTGATCGACTCCGGGCTGCCCCGCAACCGTTTTGCCGCGCACGCGCACGGTTTTCTGGGGCAGGACGGCCGCCCGCCGCGCGAGATCATCGCCGAAGCGTCGCGCCAGCTGGCGCTGTATCCCACGGTGTCGCGGCTGGACGGGGAAGCGGTGGATGCGCGTGACGAGGGCGGCGCGTTCGTCGTCTCCCTGGCCGGCGGGCGGGAGGAGCGGGCCGCCCGCCTGGTTCTGGCTACCGGCGTGCGCGATGAACTGCCGCCGATCGCCGGAATGCGGGAGCGCTGGGGGGCCACGGTGCTGCACTGCCCGTACTGCCATGGATACGAGGTCGCGGACCAGCCGCTGGGGGTGATCGCCAACCATCCCATGTCGGCGCACCAGGCGGCGCTGATCCCGGACTGGGGCCCCACCACCTACTTTACCCAGGGCGTGTTTGAGCCGGACGAGGAGCAGGCGGCGCGGCTGGCGGCCCGCGGCGTGGTGATCGAGCGGACGCCGGTGGTGGAACTGCTGGGCACGGCGCCCGCGCTGGACGCCGTGCGGTTGAGTGACGGGAGGATCGTATCGCTGGGCGCCGTGTTCACCGCGCCGCGCACGCACATGGCCAGCCCGCTGGCCCGGGCGCTGGGCTGCGCGATGGATGACGGGCCGCAGGGACAGCACGTGCGCGTGGACGACTCGAAGCAGACGACGGTGCCCGGGGTGTACGCCGCGGGCGACGCGGCGAGCCCCATGCACAACGCCACCATGGCGTCGGCGGCGGGTGTGATGGCCGGGGTGGGCGCGCACCAGTCGCTGGTGGCGCACCGCATCAGGCCGGCGGAGGCGGACGCCGCGTGA
- the ppk1 gene encoding polyphosphate kinase 1 yields the protein MLPHDPPALPADLPAAEDIDLGPPAATPLLPRAVRAQEVPADAPLDHPSLYFNRELGLLDFNWRVLQQGRDPRTPLLERVRFLAITSSNLDEFFQKRVGGLKRQQIAGVQTRSLDGRTPGEQLSMITDAASEMYAALAHAWDRELRPLLRSEADVVVSDWHELDGAQRTGLTRYFRENIYPVLTPLAVDPGHPFPFISNLSLSLAVLMRHSARNTMHFARIKVPTTQGRWVPVPDSPHAHQFVPVEQLVQANVAELFPGMEVLSASAFRVTRNADVDRDDDESEDLLALISEELRERRFAPVVRLEVERGMPPEVRELLCRELELDDADVYESADMLDHADCTTLADLDLQPFRYDPWEPVVPEALQHEGETEDERNIFSIIRRGDVLVHHPYESFTASVQRLLDEAADDPNVLAIKMTLYRTGGQSPVVQALLRAAERGKQVAVLVEVTARFDEANNIVGAQMMEDAGVHVTYGLVGLKTHSKVTLVVRLEDGKPRTYCHVGTGNYHAKTTRLYTDFGLLTGNAEIGRDLVNFFHFLTGYAPDQNYDRLVVAPRDMRRVFQDLIRREVEIQQSGGTGRVIAKFNALDDFGMIVELYRASQAGVKVDLIIRGHTRLRPGLPGYSDHIRVTSIVGRFLEHDRIFFFGNGGDPEIFMGSADWRGRNLNERVETLVPVMDSALRGRVIDVLHYALNDNRLSWELNSDGQYVQRRPQPGEPEVNYQDVLMRDAVARSRAPATRPWELTI from the coding sequence ATGCTGCCGCACGATCCCCCCGCCCTGCCCGCGGACCTGCCCGCGGCCGAGGACATCGACCTGGGCCCGCCCGCCGCCACGCCGCTGCTGCCCCGCGCCGTGCGCGCGCAAGAGGTGCCGGCGGACGCCCCGCTGGATCACCCGTCGCTGTACTTCAACCGCGAACTGGGGCTGCTGGACTTCAACTGGCGCGTGCTGCAGCAGGGGCGCGACCCCCGCACGCCGCTGCTGGAGCGGGTGCGCTTTCTGGCCATCACCAGCAGCAACCTGGACGAGTTCTTTCAGAAGCGGGTGGGCGGGCTCAAGCGGCAGCAGATCGCGGGCGTGCAGACGCGCTCGCTGGACGGCCGCACCCCCGGCGAGCAGCTGTCCATGATCACCGACGCGGCCAGCGAAATGTACGCGGCGCTGGCGCACGCGTGGGACCGCGAGCTGCGCCCGCTGCTGCGCTCCGAGGCGGACGTCGTCGTCAGCGACTGGCACGAGCTGGACGGGGCGCAGCGCACGGGGCTTACGCGCTACTTCCGCGAGAACATCTACCCCGTCCTCACCCCGCTGGCGGTGGACCCCGGCCATCCGTTCCCCTTCATCAGCAACCTGAGCCTGTCGCTGGCCGTGCTGATGCGGCACTCCGCGCGCAACACCATGCACTTTGCGCGGATCAAGGTGCCCACCACGCAGGGGCGCTGGGTGCCCGTGCCGGATTCGCCCCACGCGCACCAGTTCGTGCCCGTGGAGCAGCTGGTGCAGGCCAACGTGGCCGAGCTGTTTCCGGGGATGGAGGTGCTGAGCGCCAGCGCCTTTCGCGTCACCCGCAACGCCGACGTGGACCGGGACGACGACGAATCCGAGGACCTGCTGGCGCTGATTTCCGAGGAGCTTCGCGAGCGGCGGTTCGCGCCGGTCGTCCGGCTGGAGGTGGAGCGGGGGATGCCGCCGGAGGTGCGCGAGCTGCTGTGCCGCGAACTGGAGCTGGACGACGCCGACGTGTACGAATCCGCCGACATGCTGGACCACGCGGACTGCACCACGCTGGCGGATCTGGATCTGCAGCCCTTTCGCTACGATCCGTGGGAGCCCGTCGTCCCCGAGGCGCTGCAGCACGAGGGGGAGACGGAGGACGAGCGCAACATCTTTTCCATCATCCGCCGCGGCGACGTGCTCGTCCATCATCCGTACGAATCGTTTACCGCCAGCGTGCAGCGGCTGCTGGACGAGGCGGCCGACGACCCCAACGTGCTGGCCATCAAGATGACGCTGTACCGCACCGGCGGGCAGTCGCCGGTGGTGCAGGCGCTGCTGCGCGCGGCGGAGCGGGGCAAGCAGGTGGCGGTGCTGGTGGAGGTCACGGCGCGCTTTGACGAGGCCAACAACATCGTCGGCGCGCAGATGATGGAAGACGCCGGCGTGCACGTCACCTACGGGCTGGTGGGCCTCAAGACGCACTCCAAGGTGACGCTCGTCGTCCGTCTGGAGGATGGAAAGCCGCGCACGTACTGCCACGTGGGGACGGGCAACTACCACGCGAAGACCACGCGGCTGTACACGGATTTCGGCCTGCTGACGGGGAACGCGGAGATCGGGCGCGACCTTGTCAACTTTTTCCACTTTCTGACCGGGTACGCGCCGGACCAGAACTACGACCGCCTGGTGGTGGCCCCGCGTGACATGCGCCGGGTGTTTCAGGACCTGATCCGGCGCGAGGTGGAGATCCAGCAGTCCGGCGGAACGGGGCGGGTGATCGCCAAGTTCAACGCGCTGGACGACTTCGGGATGATCGTGGAGCTGTACCGCGCGTCGCAGGCCGGGGTGAAGGTGGACCTCATCATCCGCGGGCACACGCGGCTGCGGCCGGGGCTGCCGGGGTACAGCGACCACATCCGGGTCACGAGCATCGTGGGGCGCTTTCTGGAGCACGACCGCATCTTCTTCTTTGGCAACGGCGGCGATCCGGAGATCTTCATGGGGAGCGCCGACTGGCGCGGCCGCAACCTGAACGAGCGGGTGGAAACGCTGGTGCCGGTGATGGATTCGGCGCTGCGCGGCCGGGTGATCGACGTGCTGCACTACGCGCTGAACGACAACCGCCTGTCGTGGGAGCTGAACTCCGACGGGCAGTACGTGCAGCGCCGGCCGCAGCCGGGCGAGCCGGAAGTGAACTACCAAGATGTGCTGATGCGCGACGCCGTGGCCCGCAGCCGCGCGCCCGCCACGCGCCCGTGGGAGCTGACGATCTAA